The following are encoded in a window of Aerococcus sanguinicola genomic DNA:
- a CDS encoding dihydroorotase codes for MKTLIKNGLMNGQANALDPVELVIEDGRIQALGQGFAEEAFDQVFDAQGGLISPGLVDVHVHFREPGQEHKETIASGSLAAARGGFTTVCAMPNVDPVPSSKERLDHMYDLIKKEAKIKVHQYATITKGLRSDELVDYEALSQAGAFAFSNDGVGVQTAGTMYQAMQEAAKVNKALVAHVEDDSLLFGGVMNAGDRSEELGLPGILPISESSQIARDLLLAEATGVHYHVCHVSTKESVRAVRQAKAAGIHVTCEVSPHHLLLADEDIPADNAMYKMNPPLRSTADRQALIDGLLDGTIDCIATDHAPHAFEEKNQGFLKSAFGIVGIETAFQLIYSYFVERGIFTLEQVVNWMARKPAEIFNLEAGQLKVGSPADLAIFALDQESEINPDDFLSKGKNTPFAGWKIKGETLATFVDGQLVWQKEA; via the coding sequence ATGAAAACACTAATCAAGAATGGCTTAATGAATGGGCAGGCTAATGCGCTGGATCCGGTTGAACTCGTTATTGAGGATGGGCGTATCCAAGCTTTAGGCCAGGGCTTCGCGGAAGAAGCTTTTGACCAAGTCTTTGACGCTCAAGGGGGCTTAATCAGTCCCGGCCTAGTGGATGTTCACGTCCACTTCCGGGAGCCTGGTCAAGAACATAAGGAAACCATTGCTTCCGGGAGCTTAGCCGCAGCCCGGGGTGGTTTTACCACCGTCTGTGCCATGCCCAATGTAGACCCTGTGCCGTCTTCTAAGGAACGCTTGGACCATATGTATGACCTGATCAAAAAAGAGGCTAAAATCAAGGTCCACCAATACGCTACGATTACCAAGGGCCTCCGGTCGGATGAATTGGTGGACTATGAGGCTTTGAGCCAAGCGGGCGCCTTTGCCTTCAGTAATGATGGGGTAGGGGTCCAGACTGCAGGCACCATGTACCAGGCCATGCAGGAAGCTGCCAAAGTTAATAAAGCCTTGGTGGCCCATGTGGAAGATGATTCGCTCTTGTTTGGTGGGGTCATGAATGCGGGAGACCGTTCTGAGGAACTAGGCCTACCAGGTATTCTACCGATTTCAGAATCTTCACAAATCGCCCGGGACCTTCTCCTGGCAGAAGCGACCGGCGTCCACTACCATGTCTGCCATGTCTCAACCAAGGAGAGTGTGCGGGCCGTACGTCAGGCTAAGGCAGCGGGGATCCATGTGACCTGTGAAGTCTCTCCCCACCACTTGCTGTTAGCGGATGAAGATATTCCGGCTGATAACGCCATGTACAAGATGAATCCGCCGCTACGTTCAACTGCTGACCGCCAAGCCCTAATTGATGGGCTCTTGGACGGCACCATTGACTGTATTGCAACCGACCACGCCCCACATGCCTTCGAAGAGAAGAACCAAGGCTTCCTTAAGTCAGCCTTTGGGATTGTCGGCATCGAGACGGCCTTCCAACTGATCTACAGCTATTTTGTTGAAAGAGGTATTTTTACCCTCGAACAGGTGGTCAATTGGATGGCCCGCAAACCGGCAGAAATCTTTAACTTAGAGGCAGGCCAGCTAAAAGTTGGCAGCCCAGCTGACCTGGCTATCTTTGCCCTCGACCAGGAAAGTGAGATTAATCCCGATGACTTCCTCTCCAAAGGGAAGAATACGCCTTTTGCAGGCTGGAAGATCAAGGGAGAGACCCTAGCAACTTTCGTGGATGGGCAATTGGTATGGCAAAAGGAGGCCTAA